The following proteins come from a genomic window of Microtus ochrogaster isolate Prairie Vole_2 chromosome 7, MicOch1.0, whole genome shotgun sequence:
- the Snn gene encoding stannin has translation MSIMDHSPTTGVVTVIVILIAIAALGALILGCWCYLRLQRISQSEDEESIVGDGETKEPFLLVQYSAKGPCVERKTKLMTANGPEVHG, from the coding sequence ATGTCTATCATGGACCACAGCCCCACTACAGGGGTGGTCACGGTCATTGTCATCCTCATCGCCATTGCTGCCCTGGGGGCCTTGATCCTGGGCTGCTGGTGCTACCTGCGGCTGCAGCGCATCAGCCAGTCGGAGGACGAGGAGAGCATCGTGGGTGATGGCGAGACAAAGGAGCCCTTTCTCCTAGTGCAGTACTCTGCCAAGGGGCCATGTGTGGAAAGAAAGACCAAGTTGATGACCGCCAATGGTCCAGAAGTGCATGGCTGA